The following is a genomic window from Lysinibacillus sp. JNUCC-52.
CAAACATAATACAATATTAGTGATAATTAACCAATTTCGTAAAATGAATATAATCCTTGGGAAATTCACATTTTGTTTTTAGTGAAAGCATGTCACCCATTCAAAGTTGGTTAAGCTAATCTTAAAGAGGGAGTGTTTTAATGTTTGGATGTAGTAGCTTATCAATAAATACAACAGATAAAAAAACATTATTTGCTAGAACAATGGATTTTACAATGGAACCAGATAGTAAAGTAGTTATTGTTCCACGTAAATATGGCATTCGATTGCTTGAAGAGAAAAATGAGGTAACGATTAGCAATCCATACGCGTTTATTGGCATGGGAAGCACGGATCTCGCATCTCCAGTTCTCTACGATGGTGTAAACGAAAAGGGGTTAATGGGAGCAATGCTTTACTATGCCACATTTGCGACATATTCGGATAAGCCGAAAGAAGGTACGAGAGGTATTAATCCAATTTATGTTGTTTCACAAGTTTTAGGAAGCTGTGTAACAGTCGACGATGTTGTTGAAAAATTAGGTGCTTTTACATTATTGACTGAAGCAAATAACATACTTGGCTTCGCACCACCACTTCACTATACTTTTACAGATGCTACTGGAGAAACGATAGTTATTGAGCCTGATAGAACAGGCATAACCATTCATCGCCAAACAATAGGGGTTATGACCAATAGCCCTGGATATGAATGGCATCAGACAAATTTAAGAGCTTATATTGGTGTCACACCTCACCCTCCACAAGACATTACAATGGGAAATTTGAAATTAACACCGTTTGGGCAAGGGGCAGGTGGGTTAGGATTGCCAGGTGATTTTACGCCATCTGCACGATTTCTTCGTGTCGCTTATTGGAAAAAGTATACGGAACAAGCGAAAAATGAAACAGAAGGGGTAACTGCCATGTTTCATATTCTATCTTCCGTTAATATTCCGAAAGGTGTTGTGTTAAATAAAGAGGGAAAGACGGATTATACAATTTATACTTCTGCAATGTGTGCCCAAAGCAAAAACTATTACTTTAAGCTTTATGACAATAGTCGAATTTCAGCTATTTCATTATTTGCAGAGGATTTGAATAGCCATGATTTAATTACATTTGAGTGGGATCGTAGACAGGATATCAAACAGTTGAATATAAAAAGCTGATAGTGGTCCAGTTCTCATTAATATAATGAGCAACTGGTCTTTTTTTAGTCTTTTAGTAACCGTCGCAACGCATTATAGCTAGCGATTGGATTTTTTAGTGGATGGCTAAAATAGCATTGTAGTGGCTGGTTCAAGACAAGCTAACTTACATTAATATATAATCTTTTAGCTTGTATAAAAATGCTAAAAGATGAAAGCATGTTTGATAGAATATTATGAGGTGAGTATATATGGATTGGAAACCTGATAGAAAAGCAAAAAAAGCTATCTATAAACAACTCGCAGAATATATTGAAAAGGGAATTGCAGATGGTACATTTCCACCTGATAAACCATTGCCATCGGAAAGATATTTGGCTAGTACATTAAACGTAAATAGAAGTACTGTCGTGCATGCATATGACGAATTAGAATCGTTGGGCCTAATTGACAGAACTAGAGGAAGCGGTACTACCATTAGTAAAGATATTTGGGGTATTACAAAAAAACGGATTCCAAGCTGGAACCGCTATATTGAGGCAGGTTCTTTTTTACCGAGTCTACCTGTAATGCAAAAAATAAGAAAAGAAGCAGTTGAACATAAATTAATTAATTTAGCTTCTGGTGAGTTGTCAGAGGATCTTTTCCCTAAAAAATTTTTAAGCGAAATTACTTCGACACGCTCCTTTATTGGA
Proteins encoded in this region:
- a CDS encoding linear amide C-N hydrolase yields the protein MFGCSSLSINTTDKKTLFARTMDFTMEPDSKVVIVPRKYGIRLLEEKNEVTISNPYAFIGMGSTDLASPVLYDGVNEKGLMGAMLYYATFATYSDKPKEGTRGINPIYVVSQVLGSCVTVDDVVEKLGAFTLLTEANNILGFAPPLHYTFTDATGETIVIEPDRTGITIHRQTIGVMTNSPGYEWHQTNLRAYIGVTPHPPQDITMGNLKLTPFGQGAGGLGLPGDFTPSARFLRVAYWKKYTEQAKNETEGVTAMFHILSSVNIPKGVVLNKEGKTDYTIYTSAMCAQSKNYYFKLYDNSRISAISLFAEDLNSHDLITFEWDRRQDIKQLNIKS